The following coding sequences lie in one Capnocytophaga stomatis genomic window:
- the tamL gene encoding translocation and assembly module lipoprotein TamL, with product MRLFIPKILLFALVSVLLSACNAVKRVPENSYLLKENTVYVNDKKTEDAKINNFILQKPNASLFGLPLGLFIYNAAKPNPEEDFQDWLDEHPKWNSTLERILSQKQVRRLKQSFLVSGIHKQLKNIGEAPVILDSSKIKSSVNYLKSYHNSIGYFNSTVKDSVTYNPKNKKKRAIVSYHIQTGERYYLDTLKTSIASSEIDSVYDTHLYNSFLKSGNPYQLSDFNSERSRLTTLFRNNGFYTFQPSSINFEIERDTIQENKDQKLDVTTVIDDLIERDGDIITKKVYKVHYLNNIRIFTDYDYTMDPKTLDSITYKDITIFYKDKLKYKPRILKMASALEKGATYSDENRGLTYKQINNLRIFKYPNIEFKYAENDTLQKSLDANIYLAPLDKFSLRLTNEIKRSEIERIGITLGTSFATRNAFRRSEILELNLQGTFASQRNSSEKRFFNMSEISGDIRLVFPEILFFLNTTKIIPYSMTPQTMLQVGTSYQTNIGLDKQNVTGVLRYSWNPRNDKAVFDLLNVQYVHNLNPGNFFNIYRSTYDRLNTIAKKYALDPSYLDDQGDLIVEKGTSGFFKDIINQRVTLKEEDITPILSIGQRQERLTRNDFILSTSFTYVFNNNSQFFQRDFSQFRVKLESAGSLLNLFSSLYGVVKEESNPRKFLGVEYAQFVKTELDYIKHWPIGEQSSLAFRGFLGVAIPYGNSKNIPFSQSYFAGGSSDNRGWRAYSLGPGSSESILDYNEANMKLTLNLEYRFPIAGSFKGAIFTDAGNIWNVLDDVSFDSYKFKNLSSLKDVGVSSGLGLRYDFGFFVFRLDVANRIYNPANPLGSRWFTDVSLKNLVYNIGINYPF from the coding sequence GTGAGATTATTTATTCCTAAAATATTACTCTTTGCGTTGGTATCTGTTTTGTTATCAGCCTGTAACGCTGTAAAAAGGGTTCCTGAAAACTCGTATTTGCTCAAAGAAAATACCGTTTACGTAAATGATAAAAAAACAGAAGACGCAAAGATAAATAATTTTATTTTACAAAAACCAAATGCGTCTTTGTTTGGGTTGCCTTTGGGGTTGTTCATATACAATGCCGCGAAACCAAATCCTGAGGAAGATTTTCAAGATTGGCTTGACGAACACCCGAAGTGGAATAGCACTTTGGAAAGGATATTGTCACAAAAACAAGTAAGAAGATTAAAACAATCCTTCCTTGTTTCAGGGATACATAAGCAGCTGAAAAACATTGGTGAAGCTCCTGTTATTTTAGATAGCTCGAAAATAAAATCAAGCGTAAATTACTTAAAATCATATCATAACAGTATCGGATATTTTAATTCTACTGTGAAAGATAGTGTTACCTATAATCCTAAAAATAAGAAAAAACGAGCAATTGTTTCTTATCATATTCAGACCGGAGAGCGTTATTATTTGGATACTTTAAAAACTTCGATAGCTTCTTCGGAGATTGATTCTGTGTATGATACACATTTATATAACAGTTTTTTGAAGTCGGGAAATCCGTATCAATTAAGTGATTTTAACAGCGAACGCAGCCGCCTTACAACTTTATTTCGGAATAATGGTTTTTATACATTTCAGCCAAGTTCAATAAATTTTGAGATTGAGCGTGACACGATTCAGGAAAATAAAGACCAAAAACTTGACGTAACAACCGTTATTGATGATTTGATTGAGCGTGATGGGGATATTATCACTAAAAAAGTTTATAAAGTTCATTACCTTAACAACATTCGAATTTTTACCGATTATGATTACACTATGGATCCAAAAACTTTGGATTCAATTACTTATAAGGATATAACAATATTTTATAAAGATAAATTGAAATACAAACCTCGTATTTTGAAAATGGCTTCAGCTTTGGAAAAAGGAGCAACTTATTCAGATGAAAATAGAGGACTTACCTATAAGCAAATCAATAATTTACGTATTTTTAAATATCCGAATATTGAGTTTAAATATGCTGAAAATGATACACTTCAGAAAAGTTTAGATGCCAATATATATTTAGCTCCGTTGGATAAATTTTCGCTTCGGCTTACAAATGAAATAAAACGCTCTGAAATTGAACGAATTGGTATAACATTAGGGACTTCATTTGCAACGAGAAATGCCTTCAGAAGAAGTGAAATATTGGAATTGAATTTGCAGGGGACTTTCGCTTCACAAAGAAATTCAAGTGAGAAAAGATTTTTCAATATGTCAGAAATCAGCGGGGATATTCGTTTGGTTTTTCCTGAGATATTGTTCTTTTTAAATACAACTAAAATAATCCCATATTCGATGACTCCGCAAACGATGTTGCAAGTGGGTACGAGTTACCAAACCAACATCGGTTTAGATAAGCAAAATGTAACAGGAGTATTGCGATATTCTTGGAATCCACGAAATGATAAAGCCGTGTTTGATTTACTGAATGTTCAGTACGTACATAACTTAAATCCGGGGAATTTTTTCAACATTTATAGATCTACTTACGATCGATTGAATACAATTGCTAAAAAATACGCACTTGACCCCTCGTATTTAGATGATCAAGGAGATTTGATTGTAGAAAAAGGCACATCAGGATTTTTCAAGGATATTATTAATCAGAGAGTAACTCTTAAAGAGGAAGATATAACGCCAATTTTGAGTATAGGACAAAGACAAGAAAGGCTTACGCGTAATGATTTCATTCTTTCAACAAGTTTTACTTATGTATTCAATAATAATTCGCAGTTTTTCCAGAGAGATTTCTCGCAATTCCGTGTGAAGTTGGAAAGTGCGGGTAGCTTGTTGAACTTATTTTCAAGTTTGTATGGTGTTGTAAAAGAGGAGAGCAATCCAAGAAAATTTTTGGGAGTTGAATACGCTCAATTTGTAAAAACAGAACTTGATTACATTAAGCATTGGCCAATAGGGGAGCAGAGCTCTTTAGCGTTTCGTGGCTTTTTAGGAGTTGCTATTCCGTACGGGAACTCAAAAAATATTCCGTTTTCACAAAGTTACTTTGCAGGAGGCTCAAGTGATAACCGCGGATGGAGAGCTTATAGTTTGGGACCAGGAAGCAGTGAGTCTATCTTGGATTACAATGAGGCAAATATGAAACTTACACTGAATTTGGAATATCGTTTCCCGATAGCAGGAAGCTTTAAAGGAGCGATTTTTACCGATGCGGGTAATATTTGGAATGTTCTTGATGATGTTTCATTTGATTCGTACAAATTCAAAAATCTTTCGTCATTGAAGGATGTGGGAGTGAGTTCGGGTTTAGGACTTCGGTATGATTTTGGATTTTTTGTTTTCCGATTGGATGTCGCAAACAGAATATACAATCCGGCAAATCCGTTGGGAAGTCGTTGGTTTACGGATGTATCCTTAAAAAATTTGGTTTATAACATAGGTATTAACTATCCTTTTTAA
- a CDS encoding lysophospholipid acyltransferase family protein has protein sequence MDLLVYILAYPIIWILSKLPFRLLYVVSDFVYFVVYKLLKFRAKVVRKNLNIAFPFKTQTELLNIEKKFYKHFCDIFLEMIKSYGMSEKEMKQRMTYTNLEIFKEKSIENRSAILMCGHYASYEWLLSLAYNLEHKPYALYTPLSNKYFDRLVQKVRMKHKSFLLSRYRASVEMKRHKDQGLICCYGFAADQVPNNSKSYRRPFLGLRVPVFTGAERMGKQLNAVILFANIQKIKRGYYQTTFEILSDNPTQVPDYQITDMFFERLNQQIYKQPEYYLWTHNRFKRM, from the coding sequence ATGGATTTGTTGGTATATATTTTGGCATATCCCATTATTTGGATATTGTCAAAACTTCCTTTCCGATTGCTGTATGTAGTATCGGATTTTGTGTATTTTGTGGTATATAAACTATTGAAATTCAGGGCGAAAGTTGTTCGTAAGAATTTGAATATTGCCTTTCCTTTTAAAACGCAAACGGAGTTACTGAACATCGAAAAAAAATTCTACAAACATTTCTGCGACATATTTCTGGAAATGATAAAATCCTACGGAATGAGCGAGAAAGAAATGAAACAGCGGATGACTTATACCAATTTGGAAATATTCAAAGAGAAAAGTATTGAAAACCGAAGTGCAATCCTAATGTGCGGGCATTATGCAAGTTACGAATGGTTGCTTTCGCTGGCTTACAATTTAGAGCATAAACCTTACGCACTTTATACACCACTGAGTAACAAGTATTTCGACCGACTTGTTCAAAAAGTACGAATGAAACACAAAAGTTTTTTACTTTCGCGATACAGAGCTTCTGTGGAAATGAAACGACATAAAGATCAGGGACTTATCTGCTGTTATGGCTTCGCTGCCGACCAAGTGCCGAACAATTCCAAAAGTTATCGCCGACCGTTTTTGGGGCTTCGAGTTCCTGTGTTTACGGGTGCCGAACGAATGGGAAAACAGCTTAATGCAGTGATTTTGTTTGCAAACATCCAGAAAATTAAGCGTGGATATTACCAAACTACTTTTGAAATTTTGTCAGATAATCCTACGCAAGTTCCCGATTATCAAATAACTGATATGTTTTTTGAACGATTGAATCAGCAAATCTATAAGCAACCCGAATATTATCTTTGGACACATAATCGCTTCAAAAGAATGTAA
- a CDS encoding alpha-amylase family glycosyl hydrolase, with translation MKESNKKVVYQVFTRLFGNTNNTNKPWGTKHENGVGKFSDFTDKALQEIKDLGATHIWFTGVPHHALVGDYTAIGVSNDSPEVVKGRAGSPYAVKDYYNVNPDLADNPENRLEEFKALIERTHKNGLKVIIDIVPNHVARKYESISKPQGIKGFGEDDDTSVQYDVNNNFYYNPGEAFQVPDYMEGYLPLGGEPIANDHKFQEFPAKWTGNGSRKSKPDFNDWYETVKLNFGVRPDGTKDFPELSDDFNDKDYKAHFQFWETKTVPNTWVKFRDIALFWLGLGVDGFRFDMAEMVPVEFWSYLNSNIKMKNPDAFLLAEIYNPKAYRDYIRKGKMDYLYDKVQLYDTLRGIISHGRSTDAIAPIQKELADISENMLHFLENHDEQRIASPEFAGYAEKAKPAMTVSALISDAPVMIYFGQEVGEKGAERGGFGSPSRTSIFDYVGVPAHQRWMNNKQFDGGQLSENEKQLRDFYKRLLNLDVNGFYADIHEHNRKNTEFYNDKVYAFVRGDEENQWIIVVNFSDTDGFGFDLQIPQFVVGSWFLNDGAYTANDALYQKQQTTLNIQNGQGKMRVDIAPLQSLVFKISKK, from the coding sequence ATGAAAGAAAGCAACAAAAAAGTAGTTTATCAAGTATTTACACGCCTTTTCGGCAACACCAACAACACGAACAAGCCTTGGGGAACAAAACACGAAAACGGAGTGGGTAAATTCTCTGATTTTACGGATAAAGCACTGCAAGAAATCAAAGATTTAGGAGCTACACATATCTGGTTTACAGGCGTTCCGCATCACGCTTTGGTGGGCGATTATACTGCAATTGGCGTATCAAACGACTCTCCGGAAGTGGTAAAAGGGCGTGCAGGTTCGCCTTACGCCGTGAAGGACTACTACAACGTGAATCCTGATTTGGCGGACAACCCTGAAAACCGATTGGAAGAATTCAAAGCCCTAATCGAACGCACTCATAAAAACGGACTTAAAGTAATCATCGATATTGTGCCAAATCACGTGGCTCGAAAGTACGAAAGCATTTCTAAACCTCAAGGAATCAAAGGATTTGGAGAAGATGACGATACTTCCGTTCAGTACGATGTAAACAATAATTTTTACTACAATCCTGGCGAAGCATTTCAAGTGCCTGATTATATGGAAGGATATTTGCCCTTGGGAGGTGAACCTATCGCCAACGACCACAAATTTCAAGAATTTCCTGCTAAATGGACAGGCAATGGCTCACGAAAATCCAAACCTGATTTCAACGATTGGTATGAAACAGTGAAGCTCAATTTCGGAGTGCGACCCGATGGCACAAAAGATTTTCCTGAACTTTCCGACGACTTCAATGACAAAGACTATAAAGCACATTTCCAATTTTGGGAAACAAAAACCGTTCCGAATACGTGGGTGAAATTTAGAGATATTGCCTTATTTTGGCTTGGTTTGGGTGTGGACGGATTCCGTTTTGATATGGCAGAGATGGTTCCCGTGGAATTTTGGAGCTATCTGAATTCCAACATTAAAATGAAAAATCCTGATGCGTTTTTGCTGGCGGAAATCTATAATCCGAAAGCCTATCGCGACTATATCCGAAAAGGAAAAATGGATTATCTGTACGATAAAGTACAATTGTATGATACATTGCGAGGCATCATTTCACACGGACGTTCAACAGATGCTATTGCTCCTATTCAGAAGGAGTTAGCTGATATTTCCGAAAATATGCTTCACTTTTTGGAGAATCACGACGAACAACGTATTGCATCACCTGAATTTGCAGGATATGCCGAAAAAGCAAAGCCTGCGATGACAGTTTCTGCACTTATTAGCGATGCTCCCGTAATGATTTATTTCGGACAAGAAGTGGGCGAAAAAGGAGCAGAACGAGGCGGTTTCGGAAGTCCGTCACGCACTTCAATTTTCGACTATGTAGGCGTTCCTGCACACCAACGTTGGATGAACAACAAGCAATTTGACGGAGGTCAACTTTCTGAAAATGAGAAACAATTACGTGATTTTTACAAACGTTTGCTGAACTTGGACGTAAACGGATTTTACGCTGATATTCACGAACATAACCGAAAAAATACGGAATTCTACAACGACAAAGTATATGCCTTTGTACGCGGCGATGAAGAAAATCAGTGGATTATCGTAGTGAATTTCAGTGATACTGATGGTTTTGGGTTCGATTTACAAATTCCGCAATTTGTAGTTGGAAGTTGGTTTTTGAACGATGGAGCATACACCGCAAACGATGCACTTTATCAAAAGCAGCAAACCACACTCAACATTCAAAACGGACAAGGTAAAATGCGTGTGGATATTGCTCCATTACAATCACTTGTGTTTAAAATTTCAAAAAAGTAA
- a CDS encoding ATP-binding cassette domain-containing protein — MSKHQQRIQQALQNIENNDISLGFRKLLDCATDTQSMEIYNQAIALTDWKENNPTNTTEFVERAKTLLANIEKHSVNEVDTQQAVLVAKDIQKQYGLGSFVLGPISVEIKKGQVYGLVGENGNGKTTLLRILANDLSFNIGTLEYNFRENSKNEYDLKTKLVYIPQRTAKWYGSLKENLKFVLANYGIPPKENETRTLMMIARLGLWKYKDLKWSELSSGYKMRFELARTLLRKPELLLLDEPLGNLDVMAQQIILEDLKMIANSVNNPIALILSSQQLYEVEKISDKVIFLKNGKYTDNSSQSKQESIDNPLIVEIDTTNSREELISAFASLPLEKLNYNGGIYIAYFQTNTDLSEVLSNLGKSKISITYLRNISSSTRRFFVN, encoded by the coding sequence ATGTCAAAACATCAACAACGCATACAACAAGCCTTACAAAACATTGAAAATAACGATATTTCATTAGGCTTTCGCAAATTGCTTGATTGTGCTACCGATACCCAAAGTATGGAAATCTACAACCAAGCCATTGCACTAACCGATTGGAAAGAAAACAATCCTACAAACACAACTGAATTTGTAGAACGAGCCAAAACATTGCTTGCCAATATAGAGAAACACAGCGTCAATGAAGTAGACACCCAACAAGCCGTTTTGGTGGCAAAAGACATTCAAAAACAATACGGCTTGGGTAGCTTTGTATTAGGTCCGATTTCAGTAGAAATAAAAAAAGGACAAGTTTACGGACTCGTAGGAGAAAATGGTAATGGAAAAACTACCCTGCTGCGTATTTTAGCCAACGATTTGTCGTTTAACATCGGTACACTTGAATATAATTTCAGGGAAAATTCAAAAAACGAGTATGACCTGAAAACCAAGCTCGTTTACATCCCGCAACGTACTGCAAAATGGTATGGAAGCCTCAAAGAAAATCTGAAGTTTGTGTTGGCAAATTACGGCATTCCCCCCAAGGAAAACGAAACAAGAACCTTAATGATGATAGCACGTTTAGGACTTTGGAAATACAAAGACCTCAAATGGAGCGAGCTTTCATCAGGGTATAAAATGCGGTTTGAACTTGCTCGTACATTGCTTCGTAAACCTGAATTATTACTGCTTGATGAACCATTAGGAAATTTGGATGTAATGGCACAACAGATCATCTTGGAAGACCTGAAAATGATTGCCAATTCTGTTAATAATCCTATCGCTTTGATTTTAAGTTCACAGCAATTGTACGAAGTTGAAAAAATTTCAGACAAAGTTATTTTCCTGAAAAACGGAAAATATACTGATAACTCATCACAAAGCAAACAGGAAAGTATTGACAACCCGCTGATTGTTGAAATTGACACCACCAATTCTCGCGAGGAACTCATCAGTGCCTTTGCCTCACTTCCTCTTGAAAAACTTAATTACAACGGAGGAATTTATATTGCTTATTTTCAAACCAATACCGATTTATCAGAAGTACTAAGCAATTTAGGAAAATCAAAAATCAGTATCACATATTTGCGTAACATTTCAAGTTCAACCCGACGTTTTTTCGTCAATTAA
- a CDS encoding SIMPL domain-containing protein — MKPYLLLFSLVSTMISAQSIPTVSVTGEGIVYAKPDIVNISLSIENEGNDIKHLKQKNGETVAKVIQILTNELPLENFQTSHVSLTKHYDYNTKTYKYYISQGIKIKLEDISKYESLMEAIFEAGVNQIDNISFDVKNKENFLREARLAAVEDARQKALFYAVSLDQNIGKALSVSELSSGLTMPRSGEFIALAENTSSSKETLAVGNIAISAKINVSFELLKQ, encoded by the coding sequence ATGAAACCTTATTTATTATTATTTTCATTGGTATCTACTATGATTTCAGCACAATCTATTCCAACAGTAAGCGTTACGGGAGAAGGAATCGTTTACGCCAAGCCTGATATTGTAAATATTTCATTAAGCATTGAAAATGAAGGAAATGATATAAAACATCTTAAACAGAAAAATGGCGAAACCGTTGCTAAAGTAATCCAAATTCTTACCAATGAATTACCTTTGGAGAATTTCCAAACCAGCCACGTTTCATTAACAAAACACTACGACTATAATACCAAAACGTACAAATATTATATATCGCAAGGCATTAAAATCAAGTTAGAGGACATCAGCAAATATGAATCTCTGATGGAGGCCATTTTTGAAGCAGGTGTAAATCAAATAGATAACATTTCTTTTGATGTAAAAAATAAAGAAAATTTTTTGCGTGAAGCTCGCTTGGCAGCCGTAGAAGATGCTCGACAAAAAGCACTTTTTTATGCTGTAAGTTTAGATCAAAATATCGGTAAAGCACTATCAGTTAGCGAATTATCATCAGGTTTAACTATGCCGCGTAGTGGTGAATTTATTGCTTTGGCAGAAAATACCAGTTCCTCAAAAGAAACTTTAGCTGTCGGAAACATCGCCATCAGTGCCAAAATTAACGTGAGTTTTGAGCTGCTAAAACAATAA
- a CDS encoding rhomboid family intramembrane serine protease, with protein sequence MGDLSLATLAIIIANVLFSMQGFKDYSFFNKYKFGVREVQRGEYIRMLTSGFLHADWQHLIFNMITLFFFADVVIAYAGITHFVLIYIFSLILGSLFALFLHRNEPYYTAVGASGAVTGILYASILFNPNMMIIVFVIPMPAYIFGIGYLLYSIYGMKSRTDNIGHSAHFGGAVGGLIYALAYQPSLISREPLLVGGMLIPIALLFIFRKKLER encoded by the coding sequence ATGGGAGATTTAAGTTTAGCTACCCTTGCCATAATTATTGCCAATGTGCTTTTTTCTATGCAAGGTTTTAAGGATTATTCATTTTTTAACAAATATAAGTTTGGCGTTCGTGAAGTTCAGCGTGGCGAATACATCAGGATGCTAACCAGTGGCTTTCTTCACGCCGATTGGCAACATCTTATTTTCAATATGATAACGCTGTTTTTCTTTGCCGATGTTGTCATTGCATACGCAGGAATCACGCATTTTGTGCTCATTTATATCTTCTCTCTGATTTTAGGAAGTTTGTTTGCGTTATTCCTTCACCGAAACGAACCTTACTACACTGCAGTTGGGGCAAGCGGAGCTGTTACAGGGATTTTGTATGCTTCTATTTTGTTCAATCCCAATATGATGATTATAGTTTTTGTAATCCCGATGCCGGCATATATTTTCGGAATCGGTTACTTGCTCTATTCAATTTACGGAATGAAATCACGCACGGATAACATCGGACATTCGGCTCATTTTGGAGGAGCTGTGGGCGGACTTATTTATGCTCTTGCCTACCAACCATCGCTAATTAGCAGAGAACCTTTATTGGTTGGAGGAATGCTGATTCCCATAGCGTTACTATTTATTTTTCGTAAAAAATTGGAAAGATAA
- a CDS encoding TrmH family RNA methyltransferase: MVSKNQIKLIQKLQQKKYRFQHQMFIVEGKKSILEFLQPNFDVEQIFVTEYFSKKLPKNKTTITTKEELKKISSLKNPDEGFAIFKIPTEQPIKNKGLIVALDDIRDPGNLGTIIRICDWFGVHQLVCSQETVDCYNPKVVQASMGSLTRVNVHYTDLQHFLNNTKLPVYTTAMSGESVYRTPFPENLILVMGNEANGISEEIFKFATKKITIPRFGQLQQTESLNVATATAILLSEARRTF, translated from the coding sequence ATGGTTAGCAAAAATCAAATTAAACTTATTCAGAAGTTACAACAAAAAAAATATCGTTTTCAGCATCAAATGTTTATAGTAGAAGGCAAAAAATCAATTCTTGAGTTTCTACAACCAAACTTTGATGTCGAGCAAATTTTTGTTACGGAATACTTCTCCAAAAAATTACCGAAAAACAAAACAACTATCACCACAAAAGAAGAATTAAAGAAAATCAGTTCGCTCAAAAATCCTGATGAAGGCTTTGCTATTTTCAAAATCCCTACCGAACAACCCATTAAAAATAAAGGACTTATCGTTGCCTTGGACGACATTCGCGACCCTGGAAATCTGGGAACTATCATTCGGATTTGTGATTGGTTTGGCGTGCATCAATTGGTTTGCAGCCAAGAAACGGTAGATTGCTATAATCCAAAAGTAGTGCAAGCCTCAATGGGTTCGCTAACTCGGGTAAACGTACATTACACTGACTTACAGCACTTTCTAAACAATACCAAATTACCCGTATATACTACGGCGATGAGCGGAGAAAGTGTGTATCGAACTCCTTTTCCTGAGAATCTTATCTTAGTAATGGGCAACGAAGCCAACGGAATTTCCGAAGAAATCTTTAAATTTGCCACAAAAAAAATCACAATTCCTCGTTTTGGACAATTACAACAAACTGAAAGCCTGAATGTTGCAACCGCAACCGCTATTTTACTGAGCGAAGCCAGAAGAACTTTTTAA